Proteins from one Elgaria multicarinata webbii isolate HBS135686 ecotype San Diego chromosome 3, rElgMul1.1.pri, whole genome shotgun sequence genomic window:
- the LOC134396613 gene encoding aquaporin-4-like → MGIREELQSRRFWCCLLAEAAGTLIFVWVVLGASSPVGPKEVLPSPLQPALAAGLVAISLAHCFGEISGAQVNPALTMAFLCTRKLDALHAAGYILAQCLGAIVASGVFYLVLPTSAIGQLATKVSSEGNAGQALGMEAFSTFQLALTIFAVEDHRKHELGEPGILAIGFSVIAGALTAGTFSGGSMNPARSLGPAVVTGIWEHHWVYWLGPILGAVLAGVSYEFFFANSASREKLVACLTCRDIEMVEAASVSRSSLSAPAHAKPACKGEHGTE, encoded by the exons ATGGGCATCAGGGAG GAACTGCAGAGCCGTCGTTTCTGGTGCTGCCTGTTGGCAGAAGCAGCTGGCACTCTAATCTTTGTCTGGGTCGTGCTGGGTGCCTCATCCCCTGTTGGTCCTAAAGAAGtgctcccttccccactccagccAGCCCTTGCTGCGGGGCTGGTTGCGATCAGCTTGGCCCACTGCTTTGGTGAGATCAGCGGTGCCCAAGTCAACCCAGCACTCACCATGGCCTTCCTCTGCACCCGTAAACTGGATGCTTTGCATGCTGCTGGCTATATCCTGGCCCAGTGTCTGGGCGCCATCGTAGCGTCAGGGGTCTTCTACCTTGTCTTGCCCACCTCAGCCATTGGACAATTGGCCACAAAG GTCAGCAGTGAGGGGAATGCCGGACAGGCCCTAGGGATGGAGGCCTTTTCCACTTTCCAGCTGGCTCTCACCATCTTTGCTGTGGAAGATCATCGGAAGCATGAGTTGGGTGAGCCTGGGATCTTGGCCATTGGCTTCTCAGTAATAGCAGGAGCGCTCACTGCG GGCACGTTCTCTGGAGGCAGTATGAACCCAGCACGATCCCTGGGACCAGCAGTGGTAACAGGAATCTGGGAGCATCACTGG gTGTACTGGCTTGGCCCCATCCTGGGCGCAGTCCTTGCTGGGGTATCCTACGAGTTCTTCTTCGCTAACAGCGCTTCCCGGGAGAAGCTAGTTGCCTGCCTGACCTGCCGTGACATTGAGATGGTGGAGGCGGCCAGCGTGTCTCGTTCCTCGCTCTCTGCTCCTGCCCATGCCAAACCGGCTTGCAAGGGGGAGCACGGCACCGAAtag